Below is a window of Mycolicibacterium rhodesiae NBB3 DNA.
CCGTCCACACCGGGCGTCGGCCCTGTCCGTGCTGACCGACGGCCACGTTCTCGAAGCCCGCCGTGCGGCATTGGGCCGCAAACGATTCCGCCTGCTGTTCGGTCCACCCGTGGCTGGCGAGACCGGATGCGCCCGGCTCGGTCCTGCGCTCGACGGCGAGTAAGCGCCCGCCGGGACTCAGAAGCCGGCGCGCCTCGCTGAGTCCACGGCCGATGTTCTGCCAGTGGTGGACAGTCGCCAGCGACCACAGCACAGTCGCGGATCCGTCCGCCAGCGGGACGTTCTCTGCGGTGCCCTCGACCCAGCTGGTACTCGCGTCGCGGGTGAACGTGCGAGCCAGTCGCAGCATCACGGGTGCGGGATCGACACCGACCACGCTGGCGCCCCGTCTCGCGGCTTCCCGCGCCGCGCCGCCGGGACCGCATCCGATGTCGATGACCCGGTCGCCGGCCGAGACGCCGGTGACATCAGCGGCCAGCCGTGCGTTGGCGCGGCCCATCCACAGCAGAACCAATCCGACGATCGCGCCAGTCACACCTGAAAACCCCGGATGGTCGGCGTGATGGTTGACCGGTAAACCCTCCGGCGCAGTCATGGTCCCTCCCCTTCGATTCGTCGCAGCCGCTCCCACGGCCAGGTCATCGCTGCCCATACCCCCGCCACGAGCACCGCACCGACCAGCACGTACCACGGCCACGGTCCCATCACATCCAGCAGGGACGGGGTGGTCGGCTTCGCGTTCAGGAAGCCGTAGTTGCTTCCGGCGATGGTGTTGAACGTCATCGTCACCACGACCCACGTCACGGTAACCACCACCACGAACCGGTAGCTTCGCCATCCGGGACGCATGCGCCGGCCCCAGGTGAGGTAGATGGCGGCCCAGACGACGAGCAGGTGGATCGCCCAGAATCCCAGAAACTGGTAGTTCGGGAAGTCCGGCCCGGTCAGCACCGGCGAGATCAACGCCTGCACGCTGAGCGCCAGTCCCCAGTAGTACGTCAGCACGTACGCCCACTGCCGCTGCGACCACATGGCGTACGCCGTCACCATGGTTGCCAGATCGGTGAGGTGTAGCGGCACCGACCACCGCACATCGGGCGGGAACAGCGCGTTGACGAACGCGGCGGCATAGATCGCCGCGGTGATCACGCCCACGACACGACCAAAACGACGTGCTTGACGCGCGCTCTGCCTGCGGCCGAGCCACATCACGGCCAGCGCACCCGCCACGAAGACCGTCAGGGCGCCCCAGTGTGACGGGCCGTACGCCACGAAGTCACCGCGTGTGTTGATCTCATTATTCTCGCCCGGCGTTCACCGGCGGCGCTTTGGGGTAGATAGTGGGTGGACATCACGAGGGGACGCATTCAGGTGATTGAGATGAAGCATCTCGAGCTGCACGGTGACCGCGTGGCCTACCAGGATGAGGGTTCCGGGCCCCAAACGCTGGTGCTGATCCACGGAATGGCCGGAAGTTCTCAGACCTGGCGGGCGGTGATCCCCCAGCTGTCCCGGAGATACCGGGTCATTGCGCCTGACCTGCTGGGTCACGGGCAATCCGCGAAGCCGCGAGGCGACTACTCGCTTGGTGCGTTCGCGGTGTGGCTGCGGGATCTGCTCGACGAGCTGGAGGTGTCGCGGGCGACGATCATCGGCCAATCGCTCGGCGGTGGCGTCGCCATGCAGTTCGTCTACCAACATCCCGACTTTTGCGATCGGCTGATTCTCATCAGCAGCGGAGGGTTGGGGCCCGACGTCGGTTGGACGCTGCGATTGCTGTCCGCACCCGGGGCCGAACTACTGCTTCCGGTCATCGCCCCGCGTCCGGTGCTCAGTGCGGGCAACAAAGTGCGCTCGTGGTTCACCACGGCCGGCATCCAGTCCCCACGGGGTGCGGAGATGTGGAGCGCCTACTCATCGCTGTCGGATGCCGAGACGCGACAGGCGTTTCTGCGCACACTGCGGTCGGTGGTCGACCATCGCGGTCAGGCGGTGAGCGCGATGAACCGCCTACACCTGACTTCCGATATGCCCACGATGGTGATCTGGGGCGACCAGGATCGCATCATTCCCGTCGAGCACGGCTATGCCGTCCATGAAGCACGTCCGGGAAGCAGGCTCGAAGTGCTCGCCGGCGTCGGTCACTTCCCCCATGTCGAACGGCCGAGCGAGGTGGTGGATCTGATCGACGACTTCATCAACACCTCCGGTCAGCCGGATGCGCCACGCCTGCGCACGAATCGGTAACCGCCGTAGAGCACGGCGGCCACCAGCAGGTTGACGAAGTACGCGATGTCGGCGCCGTGCCATGCGACGGCGATCGGACCCTGCAGCATCGAGGTGTTCATGAACGGTATCGCCGCTGCGTACGCCACCACGAAAACGATCACCGCGACCGCGGCGTCGCGTCCGTCGGTCGGTTCCTGGGCCGGATTGATGCTCGCCCTGCCGCGAATACGTAGGGCCCAGTCGATGACGACGATCGCGGCGAACGCGGGAACCCAGTAGCTCACGAGCAGCAGCACATCCAAAAAGCGCGTCGCGGTGTCCGCCGCGTTCAGCCAGAGGATCAGGCCGAAGGCCACAGCAGTGACGATGACCGCCGACACCGGCCGGCGCACTTTGACCCCGATCGTCTGCAATGCGAGAGATCCGCTGTAGTCGTTCATGACACCCGAGCCGATCGACGCCACCGTGATGATCACCAGTGCCAGTGCGCCCAGGACTCCGCCGCCCATCACCGCCCGCACGCCTTCCGCAGTGTGCTCCCCGATCACGTCGGCGGCTGCGATCCCGATGCTTTGAACGAAGGTGTACGACAACACGAGTCCGGCGACGGTGAACCCGAATACCCTGCCCCGCGATGAGTGCACAGGTAGATATCGACTGAAGTCGGCGGCGTAGCTGGCCCATGACACGGCGAGGCTGAAGGCGATGGTCACCTCGAGTACGAACGCGCCTGCGAGGTCAGCTCCGGAGACCAGCGCGGGTGTGACGATCTGATGTCCGCCAACGAGTTTCACCGCAAACACCACAAACGTCACAAAAAGCACGACACTGAGGACCGCCTGGACCCGGTGAATCAACTCGTAGCCGAAGAATCCCACGGCGCCCTGCAGCCCCAGCGCGATCAGCACTGCCGCCCAGAACGGGATGCCGAGCAGCGCGGCCAACGCCTGACCGCCGAAGAGTCCGACCAGTGCCGTCCACGCGATGGACGAAAGCCATTGCAGAACACCGGGAACCACCACCGCGCCCCCGAACGCCATCCGCGAGTTCGGCAGTTGACCGGTACCTGTACGTGGGCCCCAGGTGGACAGGTAACCCACGATTGCCGCACCGAGCACGGTGCCGATCACCATCGCCAGCATTCCCAGCCAGAACCCCAGGCCCAGCACGATCGCGAGCGTCCCGCTGAACACACCGGCGACGTTCACCTGCGGTGCGAACCACACCGTGAACAGAC
It encodes the following:
- a CDS encoding alpha/beta fold hydrolase, encoding MKHLELHGDRVAYQDEGSGPQTLVLIHGMAGSSQTWRAVIPQLSRRYRVIAPDLLGHGQSAKPRGDYSLGAFAVWLRDLLDELEVSRATIIGQSLGGGVAMQFVYQHPDFCDRLILISSGGLGPDVGWTLRLLSAPGAELLLPVIAPRPVLSAGNKVRSWFTTAGIQSPRGAEMWSAYSSLSDAETRQAFLRTLRSVVDHRGQAVSAMNRLHLTSDMPTMVIWGDQDRIIPVEHGYAVHEARPGSRLEVLAGVGHFPHVERPSEVVDLIDDFINTSGQPDAPRLRTNR
- a CDS encoding purine-cytosine permease family protein, whose translation is MPDKGAKSALTEPTFTGHRPVRAGDLSVETHGIAPIGEDQRYGTPGRLFTVWFAPQVNVAGVFSGTLAIVLGLGFWLGMLAMVIGTVLGAAIVGYLSTWGPRTGTGQLPNSRMAFGGAVVVPGVLQWLSSIAWTALVGLFGGQALAALLGIPFWAAVLIALGLQGAVGFFGYELIHRVQAVLSVVLFVTFVVFAVKLVGGHQIVTPALVSGADLAGAFVLEVTIAFSLAVSWASYAADFSRYLPVHSSRGRVFGFTVAGLVLSYTFVQSIGIAAADVIGEHTAEGVRAVMGGGVLGALALVIITVASIGSGVMNDYSGSLALQTIGVKVRRPVSAVIVTAVAFGLILWLNAADTATRFLDVLLLVSYWVPAFAAIVVIDWALRIRGRASINPAQEPTDGRDAAVAVIVFVVAYAAAIPFMNTSMLQGPIAVAWHGADIAYFVNLLVAAVLYGGYRFVRRRGASG
- a CDS encoding class I SAM-dependent methyltransferase, encoding MTAPEGLPVNHHADHPGFSGVTGAIVGLVLLWMGRANARLAADVTGVSAGDRVIDIGCGPGGAAREAARRGASVVGVDPAPVMLRLARTFTRDASTSWVEGTAENVPLADGSATVLWSLATVHHWQNIGRGLSEARRLLSPGGRLLAVERRTEPGASGLASHGWTEQQAESFAAQCRTAGFENVAVGQHGQGRRPVWTVLASRR
- a CDS encoding YwaF family protein — translated: MNTRGDFVAYGPSHWGALTVFVAGALAVMWLGRRQSARQARRFGRVVGVITAAIYAAAFVNALFPPDVRWSVPLHLTDLATMVTAYAMWSQRQWAYVLTYYWGLALSVQALISPVLTGPDFPNYQFLGFWAIHLLVVWAAIYLTWGRRMRPGWRSYRFVVVVTVTWVVVTMTFNTIAGSNYGFLNAKPTTPSLLDVMGPWPWYVLVGAVLVAGVWAAMTWPWERLRRIEGEGP